The following are encoded in a window of Hippoglossus hippoglossus isolate fHipHip1 chromosome 23, fHipHip1.pri, whole genome shotgun sequence genomic DNA:
- the rpl18a gene encoding LOW QUALITY PROTEIN: 60S ribosomal protein L18a (The sequence of the model RefSeq protein was modified relative to this genomic sequence to represent the inferred CDS: deleted 1 base in 1 codon): MKASGTLREYKVIGRLLPSPRTLPPPLYRMRIFAPNHVVAKSRFWYFVSQLRKMKKASGETVYCGLVHEKTPLKVKNFGIWLRYDSRSGTHNMYREYRDLTTSGAVTQCYRDMGARHRARAHSIQIMKVQVIAANKCRRPAIKQFHDSKIKFPLPHRVLRRQHKPRFTTKRPNTFF, translated from the exons CTTAGGGAATACAAGGTCATTGGGCGTCTCCTGCCCTCT CCAAGaaccctgcccccccccctctaccgGATGAGGATCTTCGCCCCGAACCATGTTGTGGCTAAATCCCGCTTCTGGTACTTCGTCTCTCagctgaggaagatgaagaaggcGTCTGGAGAGACCGTCTACTGTGGTCTG GTCCATGAGAAAACCCCCCTGAAGGTGAAGAACTTCGGAATCTGGCTGCGTTACGACTCTCGCAGTGGAACCCACAACATGTACAGAGAGTACAGAGACCTGACCACATCTGGAGCCGTCACTCAGTGCT atCGTGATATGGGAGCTCGCCATCGTGCTCGCGCTCACTCCATCCAGATAATGAAGGTGCAAGTCATCGCTGCCAACAAATGTCGCAGACCAGCCATCAAGCAGTTCCAC gacTCAAAGATCAAGTTCCCACTCCCTCACCGGGTCCTGCGTCGCCAACACAAACCCCGTTTCACCACCAAGAGGCCGAACACCTTCTTCTAG